The nucleotide window CGCCCACGCGGTTCACCACCTGGGCGATCTGATAAAGGCTCAATGCCCGTGGTCCGCCGGCGTGAAACAGGCCGGCCAGCCGGTTGCCGAGCATGGTCTCGCAAACTTCGTTCAGGCAATCGGTATAGGTCGGCGTGCGGATTTCGTCGAAATAGAGGGTGGCCGGCCTCGATTTCTTGAACCGCGACTGAATCCAGTCGATCGCGCCGGCGTGGCCGTTGAAGCTCACGCCCATCGGCAGCGAGATGCGCAACATGCAGGCCCAGGGGGCTTCTGCCAGCAGAATCCGCTCGGCGGCCACCATCGTTTTACCGTAGACGGTCACCGGATCGGTCGGGTCGTCTTCGCGATGGCTGCCGCCGCCTTTGCCCGAATAGACCAGGTCGATCGACAGGTGTACCACGCGCACGTCGGCCTCTCCGATCGTTTCGAGCAGGTTGCGGACCCCTCCGACATTGATCCGCCAGGCCAGATTGGGATCGAGTTCGCAGGCCCGCAGGGCGCAGTTGCCGGCACAGTCGAGCACGCTGCGAAAGTTGTATTCGTCGAACAGACGTTTGAGTTCATCGCGGTCTTCGGCGTCGCAGGCGACGACGCCGTCGCCCACCAGCCGGAAGTTGTCGCGCTGCCGAATGCCGATCACCTGGCCCGGATAGCGGGCACGGAAGTAATCGAGCGCGTTGTAGCCCGCCACGCCCGCAATGCCCGTGATCAACAGCGGCAGGGGAAACGATTTTGGATTTTGCATTGCGGATTTTGGATTGCTGACGGCCATGCGTTGAGCGTCGAGGAGACCGGGGGCATCGTGCCAGCATAACGCGGCGAGATTCGGCGACGCAACGGCACGCGAAGCCCGTAGCGATGCCTGGTGCCTTGTCCCTCCGAATCCTGCCAAGCCGATTGGAAGGCTGCCACGATTTGCGATGAAGCATCGCCGAATCACTCCATGCCCCCATCCGCGGGCCCCAATTGGAAATGCGTTTTTCCAAGTCATCTATGGGATCGACTGACGCACCCGGCCGCCACTCCAACTCGGCCGCCAGCTTTTTCATCGCCACGGTAAAGCTCAACTGCCGTGGCGAACGCTCCCATTTCCCGCATCGCCGCGCCGACTTCTCCAGTTCGCGTCGGCTGCGGTTCTGCGAACCGCGGTGACGGCGGCGGAGCCGGGCGGTCACTTTTCGGCC belongs to Pirellulales bacterium and includes:
- a CDS encoding sugar nucleotide-binding protein, producing MAVSNPKSAMQNPKSFPLPLLITGIAGVAGYNALDYFRARYPGQVIGIRQRDNFRLVGDGVVACDAEDRDELKRLFDEYNFRSVLDCAGNCALRACELDPNLAWRINVGGVRNLLETIGEADVRVVHLSIDLVYSGKGGGSHREDDPTDPVTVYGKTMVAAERILLAEAPWACMLRISLPMGVSFNGHAGAIDWIQSRFKKSRPATLYFDEIRTPTYTDCLNEVCETMLGNRLAGLFHAGGPRALSLYQIAQVVNRVGGYHPDHLLGCPRAAAGPIPPRAGNVSMDSGKLAAALGYEAFHAWPYDDALVPTHDDWHRERSGGWHGSPEFLAEVLYRNPHRRRHEVA